The proteins below come from a single Stutzerimonas stutzeri RCH2 genomic window:
- the mnmC gene encoding bifunctional tRNA (5-methylaminomethyl-2-thiouridine)(34)-methyltransferase MnmD/FAD-dependent 5-carboxymethylaminomethyl-2-thiouridine(34) oxidoreductase MnmC gives MNDHPAPDTFQHAELDWDENGLPQSRQYGDVYFSRASGLAETEHVFLAQNELARRFAALQSNQHLVIGETGFGTGLNFLCAWQLFERTADAQAHLHFVSVEKHPLNHDDMQRALALWPELQPQAAQLLQQYVALNPGFQRFVFAGGRVVLTLLIGDVLDCLPSLDARVDAWFLDGFAPAKNPQMWQPALFAELARLSAPGATLGTFTSAGFVRRGLVEAGFDMQRVPGYGHKREILRGRLLAVANPVSDKPWFARPNHGITERRAVVIGAGLAGCATAASLAARGWQVSVLERHAEAAQEGSGNPQGVLYLKLSAHGTALSRLVVSGFSYTRRLLANLQAGQDWQACGVLQLCYDDKERERQAELAEAFPASLVHPLSHEAAEALAGVRLPAGGLFYPDAGWANPPALCHWLLQQPGIELLQHHEALELQRNGQSWQVLAGEKVLADAPVVVLAGAADAARFSQSAWLPLKRIRGQISCLPANAESGQLRTVLCAKGYVAPPRDGTHTLGASFNFQQTDDAPSIAEHQANLEMLEQISSDLYQRLQADPQQTAALQGRVAFRCTSPDYLPLIGPLAEPQAFADTYAALAKNARQSQHAACPWLEGLYVNTAHGSRGMISAPLSGELLAAWLNDEPLPLPREVAEACHPNRFLLRKLIRGS, from the coding sequence ATGAACGATCACCCTGCCCCCGACACCTTCCAGCATGCCGAACTCGACTGGGACGAGAACGGCCTGCCGCAATCGCGCCAGTACGGCGACGTGTATTTCTCGCGCGCCAGCGGACTCGCCGAAACCGAGCACGTGTTTCTTGCGCAGAACGAGCTGGCTCGGCGCTTCGCCGCGCTGCAGAGCAACCAGCATCTGGTGATCGGCGAAACCGGCTTCGGTACGGGTCTGAACTTCCTCTGCGCCTGGCAATTGTTCGAGCGTACCGCCGATGCGCAGGCGCACCTGCATTTCGTCAGTGTCGAGAAACACCCGCTGAACCACGACGACATGCAGCGCGCGCTGGCATTGTGGCCGGAACTCCAGCCGCAGGCGGCACAGCTGCTGCAACAGTACGTCGCGCTGAATCCAGGCTTTCAGCGCTTCGTCTTTGCCGGCGGGCGCGTGGTGCTGACGCTGCTGATCGGCGATGTACTCGATTGCCTGCCCAGCCTGGATGCACGGGTCGACGCCTGGTTTCTCGACGGCTTCGCACCGGCTAAGAATCCGCAGATGTGGCAGCCGGCGTTGTTCGCCGAACTGGCCAGACTGTCCGCACCGGGCGCAACCCTCGGCACGTTCACCAGCGCCGGCTTCGTTCGACGCGGCCTGGTCGAGGCCGGCTTCGACATGCAGCGGGTGCCCGGTTACGGCCACAAGCGCGAGATTCTGCGCGGGCGCCTGCTGGCGGTCGCCAATCCGGTTTCAGACAAGCCCTGGTTCGCCCGTCCCAACCATGGCATCACCGAGCGCCGGGCCGTCGTGATCGGGGCCGGGCTGGCGGGTTGCGCCACCGCCGCATCGCTGGCTGCCCGGGGCTGGCAGGTCAGCGTGCTGGAGCGCCACGCCGAGGCCGCACAGGAAGGCTCCGGCAATCCTCAGGGTGTGCTCTATCTGAAGTTATCCGCCCACGGCACCGCGCTTTCGCGGCTGGTCGTCAGCGGCTTCAGCTACACCCGCCGCCTGCTCGCCAACCTGCAAGCGGGCCAGGACTGGCAGGCATGCGGCGTCCTGCAGCTCTGTTACGACGACAAGGAGCGCGAGCGTCAGGCCGAACTGGCGGAAGCCTTTCCTGCGTCGCTGGTCCATCCGCTATCGCACGAAGCGGCCGAAGCACTGGCAGGAGTCAGGTTGCCCGCCGGCGGCCTGTTCTATCCCGATGCCGGCTGGGCCAACCCGCCCGCCCTGTGCCACTGGTTGCTGCAGCAACCGGGCATTGAGCTGCTGCAGCATCATGAAGCGCTCGAGTTGCAACGCAACGGCCAGTCCTGGCAGGTGCTCGCTGGCGAAAAGGTTCTCGCCGACGCACCCGTGGTGGTACTCGCAGGTGCTGCTGACGCAGCCCGTTTCAGCCAGAGCGCCTGGCTGCCGCTCAAGCGCATTCGCGGGCAGATCTCCTGCCTGCCGGCCAACGCCGAAAGCGGCCAGCTGCGTACCGTCCTCTGTGCCAAGGGCTACGTCGCACCGCCACGCGATGGCACGCACACCCTGGGCGCGAGTTTCAACTTCCAGCAAACCGACGACGCACCCAGCATCGCCGAGCATCAGGCAAATCTGGAAATGCTGGAGCAGATCTCATCCGATCTGTATCAGCGACTTCAGGCGGACCCGCAGCAGACCGCCGCACTGCAAGGACGCGTTGCATTCCGCTGCACCAGTCCGGATTACCTGCCACTGATCGGCCCGCTGGCCGAGCCGCAGGCCTTCGCCGACACCTATGCCGCGCTGGCCAAGAATGCGCGGCAATCCCAGCACGCCGCCTGCCCGTGGCTGGAGGGCCTGTACGTCAACACCGCCCATGGCTCGCGCGGCATGATCAGCGCACCGCTATCCGGCGAGTTGCTGGCGGCCTGGCTGAATGACGAGCCGCTGCCGCTGCCACGAGAAGTGGCCGAAGCCTGCCATCCCAATCGCTTTCTGCTGCGCAAGCTGATCCGCGGTAGCTGA
- the cysM gene encoding cysteine synthase CysM translates to MTTHYPTIADCIGNTPLVRLQRMPGKTSNTILVKLEGNNPAGSVKDRPALSMINRAELRGDIQPGDTLIEATSGNTGIALAMAAAIKGYRMILIMPDNSTAERKAAMTAYGAELILVSKEEGMEGARDLALKMQAEGRGKVLDQFANGDNPEAHYNSTGPELWRQTHGSITHFISSMGTTGTIMGVSRYLKEQNPAVQIVGLQPMEGAAIPGIRRWPQEYLPKIYQAERVDRVVDMSQAEAEQVMRRLAREEGIFCGVSSGGAVAAALRLSQEVENAVIVAIICDRGDRYLSTGVYDSPN, encoded by the coding sequence ATGACTACACACTATCCGACCATTGCCGATTGCATCGGCAACACCCCGCTGGTTCGCCTGCAGCGGATGCCGGGTAAGACCAGCAACACCATTCTGGTCAAGCTCGAGGGCAACAATCCGGCCGGTTCGGTCAAGGATCGCCCGGCGCTTTCGATGATCAACCGTGCCGAGCTGCGCGGCGACATCCAGCCTGGCGATACCCTGATCGAGGCGACCTCCGGCAACACCGGCATCGCCCTCGCGATGGCGGCGGCAATCAAGGGCTACCGGATGATCCTGATCATGCCGGACAACTCCACCGCCGAGCGCAAGGCGGCGATGACTGCCTACGGCGCCGAGCTGATCCTGGTGAGCAAGGAAGAGGGCATGGAAGGTGCCCGCGACCTCGCTTTGAAGATGCAGGCCGAAGGTCGCGGCAAGGTGCTCGACCAGTTCGCCAATGGCGACAACCCCGAAGCGCATTACAACAGCACGGGGCCGGAGCTCTGGCGGCAGACTCACGGCAGCATCACCCATTTCATCAGTTCCATGGGTACCACCGGGACCATCATGGGCGTGTCGCGCTACCTCAAGGAGCAGAACCCGGCGGTGCAGATCGTCGGGCTGCAGCCGATGGAAGGCGCGGCCATCCCCGGCATCCGCCGCTGGCCGCAGGAATACCTGCCGAAGATCTACCAGGCCGAGCGCGTCGACCGCGTTGTCGACATGTCGCAGGCCGAAGCCGAGCAGGTGATGCGTCGTCTGGCCCGCGAAGAAGGCATCTTCTGCGGCGTGTCCTCCGGTGGTGCCGTGGCCGCCGCACTGCGCCTGTCGCAGGAAGTCGAGAATGCGGTGATCGTGGCGATCATCTGTGATCGCGGCGACCGTTACCTGTCGACTGGCGTGTATGACTCGCCCAATTGA
- the relA gene encoding GTP diphosphokinase, whose amino-acid sequence MVQVRALQPINTDGSINLDGWLDHVLGMDPALDRAALKEACEFAREAEQQANAAQNLWSEGTSSYQIGLEIAEILADLKLDQDSLVAAVIYRGVREGKIQLADVNQRFGSVVAKLIEGVLRMAAISASLNPRESLVLGSQAQVENLRKMLVAMVDDVRVALIKLAERTCAIRAVKLADDEKRQRVAREVFDIYAPLAHRLGIGHIKWELEDLSFRYLEPEQYKQIAQLLHERRLDREQYIQNVVQQLKDELTATGIQPDIDGRAKHIYSIWRKMQKKGLQFSQIYDVRAVRVLVPEVRDCYTALGIVHTLWRHIPKEFDDYIANPKENGYRSLHTAVIGPEGKVLEVQIRTHAMHEEAELGVCAHWRYKGTDVNSGSDHYEEKIAWLRQVLEWHEELGDIGGLADQLRVDIEPDRVYVFTPDGHAIDLPKGATPLDFAYRVHTEIGHNCRGAKVNGRIVPLNYSLQTGEQVEIITSKHGSPSRDWLNPNLGYITTSRSRAKIVHWFKLQARDQNVAAGKALLERELGRLDLPPVDFDKLAEKANLKNAEDMFAALGAGDLRLAHLVNMAQQLVEPERGYDQLELIPRRSAPYKPGKRGDVQIQGVGNLLTQMAGCCQPLPGDPIVGYITQGRGVSIHRQDCPSVLQLAGREPERIIQVSWGPVPEKTYPVEIMIRAYDRAGLLRDISQMLLNERINVLSMNTRSNKEDSTAQMTLTIEIPGLNALGRLLSRISQLPNIIEAKRQRAT is encoded by the coding sequence ATGGTACAGGTCAGAGCGCTTCAGCCGATCAATACGGACGGCAGTATCAACCTGGATGGCTGGCTCGATCATGTGCTGGGGATGGACCCGGCACTCGACCGCGCGGCCTTGAAAGAAGCCTGCGAGTTCGCCCGCGAGGCAGAGCAGCAGGCCAACGCGGCGCAGAACCTCTGGAGTGAAGGCACCTCCAGCTACCAGATCGGCCTCGAGATCGCGGAAATTCTTGCCGACCTCAAGCTGGACCAGGATAGCCTGGTCGCAGCCGTCATCTATCGCGGCGTACGCGAAGGCAAGATTCAGCTGGCCGATGTGAACCAGCGCTTCGGCTCGGTGGTGGCCAAGCTGATCGAAGGCGTGCTGCGCATGGCGGCGATCAGCGCCAGTCTCAATCCCCGCGAATCGCTCGTGCTCGGCTCCCAGGCGCAGGTGGAAAACCTGCGCAAGATGCTGGTGGCCATGGTCGACGATGTGCGCGTTGCACTGATCAAGCTGGCCGAACGCACCTGTGCCATCCGTGCCGTCAAGCTGGCCGACGACGAGAAGCGCCAGCGCGTCGCCCGCGAAGTCTTCGACATCTACGCGCCGCTGGCCCATCGCCTGGGCATCGGCCATATCAAGTGGGAGCTGGAAGACCTGTCCTTCCGCTACCTCGAGCCCGAGCAGTACAAGCAGATCGCCCAGTTGCTGCACGAGCGACGCCTCGACCGCGAGCAGTACATCCAGAACGTCGTGCAGCAGCTCAAGGACGAACTGACCGCGACCGGTATCCAGCCCGACATCGATGGCCGCGCCAAACACATTTATTCCATCTGGCGAAAGATGCAGAAGAAAGGCCTGCAGTTCAGCCAGATCTACGACGTTCGCGCCGTGCGCGTGCTGGTGCCGGAAGTCCGTGACTGCTACACCGCGCTGGGGATCGTGCACACCCTCTGGCGGCACATTCCCAAGGAGTTCGACGACTACATCGCCAACCCCAAGGAAAATGGCTACCGCTCGCTGCACACCGCGGTGATCGGCCCGGAGGGCAAGGTGCTGGAGGTGCAGATCCGCACCCACGCCATGCACGAAGAGGCCGAGCTCGGCGTCTGCGCGCACTGGCGCTACAAGGGCACCGACGTCAATTCCGGCTCAGACCATTACGAGGAAAAGATCGCCTGGCTGCGCCAGGTACTCGAATGGCACGAAGAACTGGGCGACATCGGTGGCCTGGCCGACCAGCTGCGCGTGGATATCGAGCCGGATCGGGTCTACGTGTTCACCCCCGACGGCCATGCCATCGACTTGCCCAAGGGCGCCACGCCGCTGGACTTCGCCTACCGGGTGCACACCGAGATCGGCCATAACTGCCGCGGTGCCAAGGTCAACGGTCGCATCGTGCCGCTCAACTACAGCCTGCAAACCGGCGAGCAGGTGGAGATCATTACCAGCAAGCATGGCTCGCCGAGCCGCGACTGGCTGAACCCGAACCTGGGCTACATCACCACCTCACGCTCGCGGGCTAAGATCGTCCACTGGTTCAAGCTGCAGGCGCGCGACCAGAACGTCGCCGCCGGCAAGGCGCTGCTGGAACGCGAACTGGGACGGCTGGACCTGCCGCCGGTGGATTTCGACAAGCTGGCCGAAAAGGCCAACCTGAAGAACGCCGAGGACATGTTCGCCGCCCTTGGCGCCGGCGACCTGCGCCTGGCGCACCTGGTCAACATGGCGCAGCAGCTGGTCGAGCCGGAGCGCGGTTACGACCAGCTGGAACTGATTCCGCGGCGCTCGGCGCCGTACAAGCCAGGCAAGCGCGGCGACGTGCAGATCCAGGGCGTCGGCAATCTGCTGACGCAGATGGCCGGCTGCTGCCAGCCGCTGCCGGGCGATCCCATCGTCGGTTACATCACCCAGGGCCGCGGAGTCAGTATTCACCGCCAGGACTGCCCGTCAGTGCTGCAGCTGGCCGGGCGTGAGCCGGAGCGGATCATCCAGGTCAGCTGGGGTCCGGTGCCGGAGAAGACCTATCCGGTGGAAATCATGATCCGCGCCTACGACCGTGCCGGCCTGCTGCGTGATATCTCGCAGATGCTGCTCAACGAGCGCATCAACGTGCTGTCGATGAACACCCGTTCGAACAAGGAAGACAGCACCGCGCAGATGACGCTGACCATCGAGATTCCGGGGTTGAATGCCCTGGGTCGCTTGCTCAGCCGCATTTCGCAGCTGCCGAACATCATCGAAGCCAAACGCCAGAGAGCCACGTAA
- a CDS encoding HTH-type transcriptional regulator ArgP, with product MNLDPKQTEAFRTVIRTGSFEQAAQRLHLTPPAISQRVRALESALGSALVVRSRPCRPTETGQRLLQYLKRATLLEADLLADLAERSDAPLVVVAALNADSLGTWFFPALAEVLIRERVLLDLTVEDQDHTYSLLETGLAIGCISTEPKPMRGCTASPLGSMRYRLVASSEFRQKHFAHGLTRNAARKAPVVAYTRKDTLQSSFLLRRFGLPEGAYPCHFVPGAEPHFSAIRYGLGYGMVPELLLHDALSAGEVVDLAPDEPLEIALYWHTWKVQSPRMEHLSRQIIDAAPKILARP from the coding sequence ATGAATCTTGATCCGAAGCAGACTGAAGCGTTTCGCACGGTCATCCGCACCGGCAGCTTCGAACAGGCTGCGCAGCGCCTGCATCTGACGCCACCGGCCATTTCGCAGCGGGTGCGCGCACTGGAGAGTGCGCTGGGCAGCGCCCTGGTAGTGCGCAGCCGGCCCTGTCGGCCTACCGAAACCGGGCAGCGCCTGCTGCAGTACCTCAAGCGCGCGACCTTGCTCGAGGCCGATCTGCTGGCCGACCTCGCCGAGCGTAGCGATGCGCCGCTGGTAGTGGTGGCGGCACTCAACGCCGACAGCCTGGGGACCTGGTTTTTCCCGGCGCTGGCCGAGGTGCTGATCCGCGAGCGGGTGTTGCTGGACCTGACGGTGGAGGATCAGGACCACACCTACAGTCTGCTGGAAACGGGCCTGGCAATCGGTTGCATCAGTACCGAACCCAAGCCCATGCGCGGCTGCACGGCCAGCCCGTTGGGCAGCATGCGTTACCGACTGGTGGCGTCGAGCGAGTTCCGGCAGAAGCACTTCGCCCACGGCCTGACCCGCAACGCGGCGCGCAAGGCGCCGGTGGTCGCCTATACGCGCAAGGACACGCTGCAGTCGTCGTTCCTGCTGCGTCGCTTCGGCCTGCCGGAAGGGGCTTATCCCTGCCACTTCGTTCCCGGCGCCGAGCCGCATTTCAGCGCGATTCGCTACGGCCTGGGTTACGGCATGGTCCCGGAACTGTTGCTGCATGATGCATTGAGCGCCGGTGAGGTGGTCGACCTGGCGCCTGACGAACCGCTGGAAATCGCACTGTACTGGCATACCTGGAAGGTGCAGTCGCCGCGGATGGAGCATCTTTCGCGGCAGATCATCGATGCCGCACCGAAGATTCTTGCGCGGCCCTAG
- the rlmD gene encoding 23S rRNA (uracil(1939)-C(5))-methyltransferase RlmD produces the protein MAKRSGALRFQPSGGERKPQVPIGKKQRLNIERLANDGRGIAFVEGRTWFVEGALPGEEVEARVLSARSQVVEARCERVLQASAQRQVEPCPHARLCGGCNLQHAPIADQLALKQHTLAEQLARVADLQPEAWAEPLVGPAFGYRRRARLAVRWDVKSKHLDIGFRASSSQEIVSIRECPVLVQPLQTLLPGLLTALRDLSKPQAIGHVELFSGTAEAVLIRHTAALPESDLARLRSFATAHRAQLWWQGEGEPQPDDCAASLGYRLDAWDLELAWRPGDFVQVNAPVNDAMVAQALEWLDAGKDEAVLDLFCGLGNFSLPLARSGARVVGVEGVEAMVARAQENAQRNALEHAHFYRADLSKPLADAPWAGSGFAAVLLDPPRDGALEIVRQMSMLKAQRVVYVSCNPATLARDARELASQGYRLKRAGVLDMFPQTAHVEAMALFERG, from the coding sequence ATGGCCAAACGTAGCGGCGCTCTGCGCTTTCAACCCAGCGGTGGCGAGCGCAAGCCCCAGGTGCCGATCGGCAAGAAGCAGCGCCTTAATATCGAGCGGCTGGCCAATGACGGGCGCGGCATCGCCTTCGTCGAAGGGCGCACCTGGTTCGTCGAAGGCGCATTGCCTGGCGAAGAGGTCGAGGCGCGTGTGCTGTCCGCACGTAGCCAGGTGGTCGAGGCGCGCTGCGAGCGCGTGCTCCAGGCCAGTGCGCAGCGACAGGTCGAACCTTGCCCGCATGCCCGTCTGTGTGGCGGCTGCAACCTGCAGCATGCCCCTATTGCCGATCAGCTGGCACTGAAACAGCACACGCTCGCCGAGCAGCTCGCGCGGGTTGCCGATCTGCAGCCAGAGGCTTGGGCCGAGCCGCTGGTGGGGCCGGCCTTCGGCTATCGCCGTCGCGCCCGACTGGCGGTGCGCTGGGACGTCAAGAGCAAGCATCTGGACATCGGTTTTCGCGCCAGTTCCAGTCAGGAAATCGTCTCCATCCGCGAGTGCCCGGTTCTGGTACAGCCCTTGCAAACGCTGCTGCCGGGTTTGCTAACGGCGTTGCGTGATCTGAGCAAGCCGCAAGCGATCGGCCATGTAGAACTGTTCAGCGGCACGGCCGAGGCCGTGCTGATTCGTCACACCGCAGCTCTGCCGGAATCGGACCTGGCGCGCCTGCGCAGCTTCGCGACTGCTCATCGAGCGCAGCTCTGGTGGCAAGGCGAAGGTGAGCCTCAGCCAGACGACTGCGCAGCTTCGCTGGGCTACCGACTGGATGCCTGGGATCTGGAGCTGGCCTGGCGTCCTGGAGATTTTGTCCAGGTCAACGCGCCAGTCAATGACGCGATGGTCGCCCAGGCTCTGGAATGGCTGGATGCGGGCAAGGATGAGGCGGTGCTTGACCTGTTCTGCGGGCTGGGTAATTTCAGCCTGCCGCTGGCGCGCAGTGGTGCACGGGTGGTGGGTGTGGAAGGTGTCGAGGCGATGGTGGCGCGTGCGCAGGAGAACGCGCAGCGCAACGCTCTGGAGCACGCGCACTTTTATCGGGCCGACTTGTCGAAGCCGCTTGCCGATGCCCCTTGGGCAGGTAGCGGGTTCGCTGCGGTACTGCTCGATCCGCCACGCGACGGCGCGCTGGAAATCGTTCGACAAATGTCGATGCTGAAGGCGCAGCGCGTGGTCTATGTTTCATGCAATCCGGCCACGCTGGCGCGCGATGCGCGCGAGCTGGCCAGCCAGGGATATCGTCTGAAGCGTGCGGGTGTGCTGGATATGTTTCCGCAAACCGCACACGTCGAGGCCATGGCGCTGTTCGAGCGGGGTTAG
- a CDS encoding trimeric intracellular cation channel family protein, with the protein MELLHTIYLIAITAEAMSGAIMGMRRGMDLFGICLLGTVTALGGGTARDVLLGHYPVGWIAHPEYLTFTIGAAIVTGFIARHLHHLRMVFLLVDGLGLVAFTVIGCDVAMGMGAHPSIVVLAGVITGIFGGLMRDVLCNQVPMVLQRELYATVALFTGVFYVGMLWLEINTTLATLAALGSGFLFRVLAMTFHWKLPDFNGKEIRGLD; encoded by the coding sequence GTGGAACTGCTGCATACCATCTACCTGATCGCAATCACGGCCGAAGCCATGTCCGGCGCCATCATGGGCATGCGCCGCGGCATGGACCTGTTCGGCATCTGCCTGCTCGGCACGGTGACGGCACTGGGTGGCGGCACGGCGCGCGACGTACTGCTCGGCCACTACCCGGTCGGCTGGATCGCCCATCCGGAATACCTGACCTTCACCATCGGCGCGGCGATCGTCACCGGCTTCATCGCTCGCCACCTGCATCACCTGCGCATGGTCTTCCTGCTGGTGGACGGCCTCGGCCTGGTGGCCTTCACGGTGATCGGCTGCGACGTGGCAATGGGCATGGGTGCGCACCCGTCCATCGTGGTGCTGGCCGGCGTGATCACCGGCATCTTCGGCGGCCTGATGCGCGACGTGCTATGCAACCAGGTACCGATGGTGCTGCAGCGCGAGCTCTACGCCACCGTGGCGCTGTTCACCGGTGTGTTCTACGTCGGCATGCTGTGGCTGGAGATCAATACCACCCTGGCCACCCTGGCGGCGCTGGGCAGTGGCTTCCTGTTCCGCGTGCTGGCGATGACCTTCCACTGGAAGCTGCCGGACTTCAACGGCAAGGAGATTCGCGGCCTGGACTGA
- a CDS encoding response regulator, which yields MLKDLGIRGRVLMLTLLPSTLLAVVLGAYFTWMQLSEMRHQLDERGQLIAEQLAPLAAPAMNLGYDKRLQRILTQVLDQADVRAVTILDPERVQRVHAGPRMLTPPPPGDPEGLTRVSSMDHTRILMPVLSRHLNLADEARGPDEKLIGWLELELSHHNTLLRGYRSLLTSLFLVSAGLIITALLALRMSRAISLPLQRVKAAVAQLKDGHLETRLPPLGSHEMDELASGINRMAEALLSAREELQQSIDQATEDVQQNLETIEIQNIELDLARKEALEASRIKSEFLANMSHEIRTPLNGILGFTQLLQKSDLTPRQQDYLGTIEKSADSLLGIINEILDFSKIEAGKLVLDSIPFNLRDLIEDTLTILAPAAHTKQLELVSLVYRDTPLSLVGDPLRLKQVLTNLISNAIKFTNEGTIAVRAMVEDDNADRAQLRISVQDTGIGLTDQDLRALFQAFSQADNSMSRQPGGTGLGLVISKRLIEQMGGEIGVDSIPDEGSEFWISLSLPKARDDVEDLPHPALQGRRIALLEQHPLARQALQHQLESLGLEVHTFDTLDQMQAAIGAQRQSSQLIDLAVLGVTAREIQPEALSRRLMEIEALGCKCVVLCPTTEQGHYHDTLPEVHSYTQLQGKPACTRKLQRVLVELVRPNQTYAAPVAAAPSRAARVLCVDDNPANLLLVKTLLGDMGAEVVAVDNGPAALDAVKQHSFDLVLMDVQMPGMDGRQTTEAIRHWEHTSGSTPLPIIALTAHALANEKRSLLQSGMDDYLTKPISDRQLAQVVLKWTGLVLRSQPQHSEPSSQPELSLKVLDKEEGLRLAAGKADLADDMLGMLLQSLEGDRRTIREARQSGDRQALIERVHRLHGATRYCGVPQLRNACQQSETLLKQNHPDSETALDELDAAIDRLEQVVQVDD from the coding sequence GTGCTGAAAGACCTAGGAATTCGTGGCCGCGTACTGATGCTGACGTTGTTGCCCAGCACCCTGCTGGCGGTGGTACTCGGCGCCTACTTCACCTGGATGCAATTGTCGGAAATGCGCCACCAGCTCGACGAGCGTGGCCAACTGATTGCCGAGCAGCTAGCGCCGCTAGCCGCGCCAGCGATGAACCTCGGCTACGACAAGCGCCTGCAGCGCATCCTGACCCAGGTGCTGGACCAGGCCGATGTCCGGGCTGTGACCATCCTCGATCCGGAACGGGTACAACGCGTGCACGCCGGCCCACGCATGCTGACGCCGCCGCCACCGGGCGATCCGGAAGGGCTGACCCGCGTCAGCAGCATGGATCACACGCGCATCCTGATGCCGGTGCTCAGCCGCCACCTCAACCTCGCCGACGAAGCCCGCGGGCCTGACGAAAAGCTGATCGGCTGGCTGGAACTGGAACTGTCCCACCACAACACCCTGCTGCGCGGCTATCGCAGCCTGCTGACCAGCCTGTTTCTGGTCAGCGCAGGCCTGATCATCACCGCCCTGCTGGCGCTGCGCATGAGCCGCGCCATCAGCCTGCCGCTGCAACGAGTCAAGGCCGCCGTCGCCCAGCTCAAGGACGGCCATCTGGAAACCCGCCTGCCGCCGCTGGGCAGTCACGAAATGGACGAACTCGCGTCCGGCATCAACCGCATGGCAGAGGCGCTGCTCAGCGCCCGCGAGGAGCTGCAGCAGAGCATCGACCAGGCCACCGAGGACGTGCAGCAGAACCTGGAAACCATCGAGATCCAGAACATCGAACTGGACCTGGCGCGCAAGGAGGCCCTCGAAGCCAGCCGGATCAAGTCCGAGTTCCTCGCCAACATGAGCCACGAGATCCGTACTCCGCTCAACGGCATCCTCGGCTTCACCCAGCTGCTGCAGAAAAGCGACCTCACGCCGCGCCAGCAGGACTATCTGGGCACCATCGAGAAATCCGCCGACAGCCTGCTCGGGATCATCAACGAGATTCTCGACTTCTCCAAGATCGAGGCCGGCAAGCTGGTGCTCGACAGCATTCCGTTCAACCTGCGCGACCTGATCGAGGACACCCTGACCATCCTCGCACCGGCAGCGCACACCAAACAGCTCGAACTGGTCAGCCTGGTCTACCGTGACACGCCACTATCGCTGGTAGGCGATCCGCTGCGTCTCAAGCAGGTGCTGACCAACCTGATCAGCAACGCCATCAAGTTCACCAACGAAGGCACCATCGCCGTGCGCGCGATGGTCGAGGACGACAATGCCGATCGCGCCCAGCTGCGCATCAGTGTGCAGGACACCGGCATCGGCCTGACCGATCAGGACCTGCGTGCGCTGTTCCAGGCCTTCAGCCAGGCGGACAATTCCATGTCGCGCCAGCCAGGCGGCACGGGGCTCGGACTGGTGATTTCCAAGCGCCTGATCGAGCAGATGGGCGGCGAGATCGGCGTCGACAGCATTCCCGACGAAGGCTCCGAGTTCTGGATCAGCCTGAGCCTGCCGAAAGCCCGCGATGATGTCGAAGACCTGCCTCACCCGGCGCTGCAGGGCCGGCGTATCGCCCTGCTCGAGCAGCATCCGCTGGCGCGCCAGGCCCTGCAGCACCAGCTGGAAAGCCTCGGTCTCGAAGTGCATACCTTCGATACGCTCGATCAGATGCAGGCGGCGATCGGCGCACAGCGCCAAAGCAGCCAGCTCATCGACCTCGCCGTGCTCGGCGTCACCGCTCGCGAAATCCAGCCCGAGGCCCTCAGCCGACGGCTGATGGAAATCGAGGCACTCGGCTGCAAATGCGTGGTGCTCTGCCCGACCACCGAGCAGGGGCATTACCACGACACGCTGCCGGAAGTGCACAGCTATACGCAGCTGCAGGGCAAACCGGCCTGCACGCGTAAGTTGCAGCGGGTTCTGGTGGAGCTGGTGCGCCCGAATCAGACCTACGCGGCCCCCGTCGCCGCCGCTCCCAGTCGTGCCGCACGGGTTCTCTGCGTCGACGACAACCCCGCCAACCTGCTGCTGGTGAAGACACTGCTCGGTGACATGGGTGCCGAGGTCGTTGCGGTGGACAATGGCCCCGCCGCACTGGATGCGGTCAAGCAGCACAGCTTCGATCTGGTCCTGATGGACGTGCAGATGCCCGGCATGGACGGACGCCAAACCACGGAAGCCATCCGGCACTGGGAGCACACCAGCGGCAGCACCCCACTGCCGATCATTGCCCTTACCGCCCATGCGCTGGCCAACGAAAAGCGCTCGTTGCTGCAAAGCGGCATGGATGACTACCTGACCAAACCGATCAGCGACCGACAGTTGGCGCAAGTGGTACTCAAGTGGACAGGTCTGGTCCTGCGCAGCCAGCCGCAGCATTCGGAGCCTTCCTCGCAACCCGAGCTCAGCCTCAAGGTGCTCGATAAGGAAGAAGGTCTGCGCCTGGCTGCCGGCAAGGCAGACCTCGCCGATGACATGCTCGGCATGCTGCTGCAGTCCCTGGAAGGTGATCGCCGCACCATTCGCGAGGCGAGGCAGTCGGGTGATCGCCAGGCGCTGATCGAGCGCGTGCACCGCCTGCACGGCGCGACCCGTTATTGCGGCGTTCCGCAGTTGCGCAATGCCTGCCAGCAGAGCGAGACCCTGCTCAAGCAAAACCATCCGGACAGCGAGACCGCACTGGACGAACTGGATGCAGCCATCGACCGCCTGGAACAGGTAGTCCAGGTCGACGACTAA